Part of the Cohnella candidum genome, ACATGTCCTGGACGTCGTCCGCGCTGGAATCGAACCACGGATCTTCGAGCATGCCGCTCTCGAAGCTGATGTGCAGCAGGTTGCGGTCCATCGAATACGGCTTCGACGCCGATGCTTGAACCGGAATGCCGTGTTTCTCGGCATAAGCGATCATTTCGGCGCGGCCCGGGAAGGCGTTACGGAACTCTTCATTCCGCCAAGGCGCAATGACTTTGATGTCCGGCGCCAGAGCAGCGGCCGTCAATTCGAAGCGCACTTGGTCGTTGCCTTTGCCGGTAGCGCCGTGAGCGATTGCCGTTGCGCCTTCCGCGCGTGCGATTTCAACCATGCGCTTGGCGATAAGCGGACGAGCGATGGACGTGCCGAGCAAGTATTGCCCTTCGTACAGCGCACCGGCTTGGAACATCGGATAGATGAAGTCCTTCGCGAATACCGCGCGCAGGTCGTCGATGTACACTTTGGAAGCGCCGGTTTTCTTCGCTTTCTCTTCCAAACCGTCGAGCTCTTCCTTCTGCCCGATGTCGGCGGTAAACGTAATGATTTCGGCATCGTAGGTTTCCTTGAGCCACGTCAGGATGACGGACGTATCGAGACCCCCGGAGTATGCCAGCACGATTTTTTCTTTGGCCATGACGGTTTCCCCTACCTTCTCTATCCTCTAAAATGGTCGATCCGCCCGCTTACATGATCGCGGCCATGATCGCTTTCTGCGCGTGGAGACGGTTCTCGGCTTCGTCGAAAATGACGGAGTGAGAGCCATCGATGACGCCTTCGCTCACTTCTTCGCCGCGGTGGGCCGGCAGGCAGTGCATGAACAAATAGTCGGCCTTGGCGGATTTGACGAGCGCTTCGTTCACTTGGTATTTGGCGAACGCTTTCTCGCGTTCCTTCTGCTCTTCCTCGAAGCCCATGCTCGCCCAAACGTCGGTGTAGACGATATCGGCGTTCTCGATCGCTTCGCGCGGATCGCGGACGATGTCGATCCGGGAGCCGGTTTCCCCGGCTACTTCCCGGGAGAGCTTGACGATCTCCGGATCCGGATCGTACCCTTCCGGCGAGGCGCCTGCGTAGTGCATGCCCAGCTTGCTCGCCCCCATCATAAGGGAGTGGGCCATATTGTTGCCGTCGCCGATGTAAGCGATTTTCAGCCCTTCGAGACGTCCCTTATGCTCGAGCACCGTCTGATAGTCAGCAAGCGCCTGGCAAGGGTGAGATTGGTCAGACAAAGCATTGATGACCGGGATCGTCGCTCCTCTCGCCAGCTCGACCACGTTGCGGTGGCCGAACGTACGGATGATCATGCCGTCCAAATAACGGGACATGACCTGTGCGGTATCGCGGATCGTCTCGCCGCGGCCCATCTGGATTTCGTTGCGGCTCAGAAACAGAGCGTGACCGCCTAATTGGTACATGCCAACTTCAAAAGAAACCCGCGTTCGCGTGGAAGACTTTTCGAAAATCATGCCGAGGGTTTTGCCCTTTAACGGCTGGAACACCTCTCCGGCTTTCTGCTTGCGTTTGAGCTCTATGGCAAGATCCAGCAAATAGCGGATCTCTTCCGGTGTGTAATCGATCAATCCGAGGAAGTCCCGGCCCTTCAGCTGGGCCGCCATTTCTTCCAGGTTCGCGGCCAAAGGCACAACAATCCCCTCCTATGCTTGCTTTGCCGCTGCCCTTTCGGTGAGCACCGCGGCGATCAGGCCAACGGCCTCGTCGATTTCTTCATGGGTAACCAGCAGGTTCGGCAGCAGCCGGATGACATTCGGCCCGGCCGGAACGACGAGCAATCCCCGCTTATGCAGCTCGGCGATCGCGTCCCCCGCCGGTTCATCGCACAATATGCCGACCAGCAGCCCCTTGCCGCGGATGCCCGCAACGCCCGGAATGCCGTCCAAATGTTTGTGAAGCTCGCCCATCAAATACTGAGCTGCTTCAGCCGCCTTTTCAGCAACGTTCTCTTTCAGCATCGTCTCGATCGTCGCGACGACGACGGACATGGCGATCGGCGTCCCGCCGAACGTCGTGGCATGCGAGCCCGGTACGAAACCCTCGGTGTATGGCTTTTTCGCCAGCATAGCGCCGACAGGGAATCCGCTTCCGATGCCTTTCGCGAGCGTGAAAACGTCCGGTTCGACGTCGTAGTGCTGGTAAGCGAACAGTTTGCCCGTACGGCCCATGCCGGTTTGCACTTCGTCGATAATCAGCAGCAACCCATGCTTATCGCACAGTTCGCGAACGGCGCGCAAGAAATCCGCCTCGACCGGGATGACCCCGCCTTCCGCCTGCACGAGCTCCAGCATGATCGCCGCGGTACGATCGTTGATCGCGGACTCCAAAGCCGGCACGTCGTGCAGAGGCACGTGCACGAATCCTTCCGGCAGCGGCAGGAAGCCTTCCTTGACTTTGTCCTGCCCCGTCGCCGTCAGCGTGGCCAATGTCCGCCCGTGGAACGACTGGTTAAAGGTAATGATCTCGTAGCGATACTCGCCACGGACCTTCTGATGATAGCGCCGCGCCAGCTTGATCGCCGCTTCGTTCGCGTCGGCGCCGCTGTTGCAGAAGAACACGGCGTCGGCGCAGCTGTTGTCGACCAATAGGCGTGCGGCACGCTCTCCGTTCGGATTGGAGAAGAGATTGGAAATATGCCACAGCTCGTCGAGCTGCTTCACCAAAGCTTGCTTCACCGTATCCGGCACATGGCCGAGATTGGTGACCGCGAGCCCGCTCATGAAATCCAGATATTCCTTGCCTTGGTCATCCCAAAGGCGGCTGCCCTTGCCCTTCACTAACGTAATGGGGTAGCGGGCATAAGTAGAAAACAGCGCGCTTTCGCTCATC contains:
- a CDS encoding argininosuccinate synthase, whose product is MAKEKIVLAYSGGLDTSVILTWLKETYDAEIITFTADIGQKEELDGLEEKAKKTGASKVYIDDLRAVFAKDFIYPMFQAGALYEGQYLLGTSIARPLIAKRMVEIARAEGATAIAHGATGKGNDQVRFELTAAALAPDIKVIAPWRNEEFRNAFPGRAEMIAYAEKHGIPVQASASKPYSMDRNLLHISFESGMLEDPWFDSSADDVQDMYVLSVSPEKAPDQAEYVELDFEAGDCVAVNGESLSPLAVMEKLNELGGKHGIGRVDMVENRFVGMKSRGVYETPGGTILFTAHRKMESITMDRDVMHLRDSLISKYSSLVYNGFWFAPERLAIQALVTESQKNVTGTVRLKLYKGNIMAAGLKSPVSLYNPHIATMEADPTQAYDQGDATGFIRLNALRLKVSSGVNGASGV
- the argF gene encoding ornithine carbamoyltransferase, which produces MAAQLKGRDFLGLIDYTPEEIRYLLDLAIELKRKQKAGEVFQPLKGKTLGMIFEKSSTRTRVSFEVGMYQLGGHALFLSRNEIQMGRGETIRDTAQVMSRYLDGMIIRTFGHRNVVELARGATIPVINALSDQSHPCQALADYQTVLEHKGRLEGLKIAYIGDGNNMAHSLMMGASKLGMHYAGASPEGYDPDPEIVKLSREVAGETGSRIDIVRDPREAIENADIVYTDVWASMGFEEEQKEREKAFAKYQVNEALVKSAKADYLFMHCLPAHRGEEVSEGVIDGSHSVIFDEAENRLHAQKAIMAAIM
- a CDS encoding acetylornithine transaminase, with translation MSESALFSTYARYPITLVKGKGSRLWDDQGKEYLDFMSGLAVTNLGHVPDTVKQALVKQLDELWHISNLFSNPNGERAARLLVDNSCADAVFFCNSGADANEAAIKLARRYHQKVRGEYRYEIITFNQSFHGRTLATLTATGQDKVKEGFLPLPEGFVHVPLHDVPALESAINDRTAAIMLELVQAEGGVIPVEADFLRAVRELCDKHGLLLIIDEVQTGMGRTGKLFAYQHYDVEPDVFTLAKGIGSGFPVGAMLAKKPYTEGFVPGSHATTFGGTPIAMSVVVATIETMLKENVAEKAAEAAQYLMGELHKHLDGIPGVAGIRGKGLLVGILCDEPAGDAIAELHKRGLLVVPAGPNVIRLLPNLLVTHEEIDEAVGLIAAVLTERAAAKQA